The genomic segment AAGCTGTGCTACCAGATGTTAACTCGAATGAAGGCAAGCCTAAGTTCAGAAGGGCACTTCCCAAGTGGGAACTTTCCTGTTTTTTATGAACTTGGAGCTGCCTACAAAGAACTATGCTCATGAGGCTTTCATctagtatgaattctctggtggATAACAAGACTTGTTTTGTAAGTGAAGGgcttcccacattcactgcacacGGTGTGGACTTTTTGGTGataaacaagtgtagccttgcgCATGAAGGCTTTCTCACATTTGTTACACTTATAGGGTCTTTCTCCAGTGTGGGTTCTCTGGGGCTCATCAAGTTTAACTTTGCCATTGAGAGCTTTCCCATATTCAGTGCACTGGTAATGCCTTCGTGCCATGTGAATATTCTCATGTCTGTTGAGGGCGAAGCTGGTTGTAAACAATTTCCCACATTTGTTACATCCATAAGCCTTCTCCAAAGTGTGAATTCTCTTATGCACAACAAGACTTCCTTTGTAGACataggctttcccacattcactgcacatAAAAGGTTTTTCTCCAGTGTGGACTCGCTGGTGATAAAGCAGCCTTATTTTGAAGATGAAAGACTTACCACATTTGCTACACACATAAGGCTTTTCTCCAGTATGGATCCTTTGGTGAGCAAGAAGGTTATTTCTGTACAGGAAGCACTTCCCACACTCACTGCACTtatgaggattctctccagtgtggATTTTTTGATGCTGGACAAGTGAATCCTTGCGaatgaaggctttcccacattcattacactcatagggtctttttccagtgtgagttctctggtgttcaaAAAGTTTATATTTGTGGACAAAGACTTTCCCACAGTTACAGCACTCATAAGGCCTTTCTCCTGTGTGAACTTTCCGATGGTGAATAAGACTGGAGCTCTGTCTAAAGAACTTCCCGCAGTCATTGCACAAATAaggtttttctccagtgtgaactCTCCAGGGCTCCGTGAATGTGTACTTCTTACTGAAGGCTTTGCCACATTCGCTGCACTTGTAATGTCCTTGCCCAGAGTG from the Capra hircus breed San Clemente chromosome 18, ASM170441v1, whole genome shotgun sequence genome contains:
- the LOC102191455 gene encoding zinc finger protein 17-like; this encodes MLENLSLIASLGCWQGGEAEEAISKQCVSVEQVTRDRNPQPDPSILKTLASSMCALVEKDILYLADTVFRCREIEKTFLGSLSFLQYHSSHDGEHPCRSRQRREVSHSGQGHYKCSECGKAFSKKYTFTEPWRVHTGEKPYLCNDCGKFFRQSSSLIHHRKVHTGERPYECCNCGKVFVHKYKLFEHQRTHTGKRPYECNECGKAFIRKDSLVQHQKIHTGENPHKCSECGKCFLYRNNLLAHQRIHTGEKPYVCSKCGKSFIFKIRLLYHQRVHTGEKPFMCSECGKAYVYKGSLVVHKRIHTLEKAYGCNKCGKLFTTSFALNRHENIHMARRHYQCTEYGKALNGKVKLDEPQRTHTGERPYKCNKCEKAFMRKATLVYHQKVHTVCSECGKPFTYKTSLVIHQRIHTR